The region GGTAGTTTAAGATCTGTCCGTGGCTGGCTGCTTTATACGGATGTTTCATAAAGTATTCCAGTAACTGAAACTCCTTTTTACTAAGCTGAACGCTACGTTGTCCACATTTAACCGATTGCCAAAAAAGTGTTTGACTGTCACAGTCTAATGTTAAATTACCAAATCGTAGCTGTAGAGATTGAAATTGGGGAAAGCGACGCCGCAGTGCCCGCAATCGTGCCAATAGTTCCTCTCGTCGAAATGGTTTCATCAAATAATCATCAGCACCAGCATCCAAACTTAAAACTCCATCTTCCCAGCGATCAGGCTTAACTAATATTAGCACCAGCAAAGAACTCTGTTGATTGCGTAAGCGTTTGCATAATTCTAATCCTGTTAGACCTGGCAACTCCCAATTCAAGATTGACAGTATATACTGATTATATTGACTATCTAAATAATTCCAGGCTGAAACTCCATCTTGTACCCAATCAACAATATATTTCTCCTGAAGCAGATCTCGATAAATAGATATTCCCAAATCTAGCTCATTTTCAGCAAACAAAATTTTCATCGCAAATAGTGATTATCTAAGAAATGCCAACGCTGTGATCGCATGAATGCTGATCTCCAGCTTCACAGTTCACGATGAGATTAAGATGAGATTAGGGTTAATCTTTGATATTCCTCTGTATCAGAAAAGCTCAATAAAGTTCTTCCAACTCAGGATGTGAGTGAGACCAATGTTACTTTATAAAAGATCACTGGTTCTTCTTAGATTGTTGAAAGAACTCTATTGAGTGTCTACTAAAATCATAAAATCTCTGGATGAAGTTAGGATGAAAAACATAGCCAGGGTTACTTACTCACTATCTACTTAGATACTTCCTGAATTGACTAATCATCACTATATTTGGCTTCATGAAAAAAGGCGGCCTATTAAGTACCGCCTAAGATTAACGGAGGTGTGAGAAGATTTCGATGCTAACCACACAAATGAAGGCTAGTTCAAAGAATTAAGGGAATTGATCTGGGGTTCTTAGAATGTAAAGGTAGTCCGAACTACACCAACAAACTGAGTATTATTCGCGCTATTCCCTTCAGGGTTGAATAATACGAATACTCCGGGCGTAATAGCAATGTTGTCATTCACCCGGTAGCGGTAGAACGCTTCAAGATGGAAGGGTGGATCTTCATCCAGACGACGGCGCACGTTCGGGTTGGGTAAGCCACGATTGGGACCAGTGGCGAAGCGAGCACGAAAATCGTTATCCACTACGCGAGGTTGCATCCCAAACAATAGTCCCAATAGATTACCTTTGCGTCCTAAGTCGGGGAAGCCCAAGAAACCAGCCCAGTTAACGATTCGTGCTTCTTCGCTGGTACGTCGATTGTTGGCAAAGCTGTAGCCGTACCAACCTCCTATCGTAATGGCAGGAGTTAAGCGCCATTGAACTTGGGCAGAAAGGTTATCAGTAGCTGTTGCCTCGCCACCGAAAGGATTGGCGGCGTAGCCTGTGCCAGTACTGCCGAAGAGGTTTGGAGCACCTTGATTGAAAACGGTTGAACTGCCTGGGAAATAGGAGCGAACGTAGGTGAAGCCAATATCAAAGGTGCGAGAAGGGCGAAAGACAATTTGCCCAACGGCAGCATAGTTGCCGTTGAACAGCCCATTCTTCTCTCCCGGATCGTTTGCATTCACATCAGAGAAATAACCACCCTGCAAGCTGAATTGGGGGCTAAAACGGTAGTCAAACGAAATTCCTGGAGAACTCGTAAATCCCTGGTTGTTAGCGCGGAAGATTGGATTAAACCGTCCAAAGCGAGAAACAGATCCAAAGCCACTGCTTTCAAATGCGCTGAGGGGTTCGATGAGAGAACTGTAAATTCGACTTTGAACTGCGTCAACCTGGATGCGGAGATTTTGTCCGAGAGGAAACCGATAATAAAGGTGGTCAACGTTGACGGCATTTGATTCGTTGCCATCGAAGCTTAGTCGGGTTTCATTAGTACCTGTAAAGTTGCCGCTGAAAGGGGTAACATTGCGTGCTTGCAGCCGCACTCGAAGCCGATCTCTTCCTGTAAAACTGGAATCAAGCGCAAGACGAACGCGATTACCGAAGATAGTTTCAGTACGATCGTCTTCTAGGTTGCCTCGGTTGTTGGCGTTGACCCCGCCTAGAAAGCTGTCATTGCCAGTAAAAATGGCACGATCGCCAAAGGTATCAGCAACCGCAAAAATGACTTCACCGCTTAGTTTCGTCGTTGTGGAGAATTGCTGCTTTTCTAGGGTTGCTGTGCGAACCTCCAGCGCTTCAACCCGACCTCGCAATGCTGAGAGTTCAGCCGCAAACTCCTCCTGTAAGCGCTTTACGACCTCCAAATCTTCTTTTCTAACAAAATCAGCCGTGGCAGCCGCGATCAATTCCTGAATTTTGTCTAAGCAAGCATTGAGTCCAGCGGCGAACTCGTAGCGAGTGAGGGCACGATTTCCCCGGTAAGTTTTGTCGGGATAGCCCACGATGCAACCATAGCGTTCAACCAACGACTGTAAGGCTTGAAATGCCCAATCTGTTGGGTTGACATCCGAGAATTGAGAAACTGAGGTTACTTGATTCATTGCTCCATTTTTGCCCTCAGCGCTGTAGCTGCTAACTTGTTGTAAAGTTGCACTACTTTCTGAAACACTGGCTTGCTCCAACGTCAGAGCTTTAGGTTTAGCTGCTGCGTTAAGACCCATTTGCTTGGGTGCTGAATCTGCGATCGCGGATTCAGAAAGTACCAGCACCATCATCAAAAATGCTGGAGCACTCCAGCCAAGATCTCTCAGTAAACGCATTTTTCATCCTCACACTCAATAATGAAGAACAGAGCATCCGTACTGCTAATTGAGTTACAATTCTGCTAGAACGCTCCTATTTAGAGCTTGACAGGATGAAGTGAAATCCCGATGACAATCGTTGATAGAAGTTTAACGTCTGATTAATTCAACACAAACTCAAGCTTAAGAGAGCGATCGCAGATCGCGAATGTACACAGTTTTGAGGAATTAGCCGCCTAAAAAACTTTTTTATCGATGAACCATTAATCAGAGGCTTGTACACAGGTATCAATCAGGGCTTCCCAAATTTTCCCCGAATCTAAACTGTCTGTTTTGCAATGGCAACGAACCGAAACTGACAGTCCTTTCCGATACAGATGGTGGCACCGCTCTATTTCTTCGCTTTCAGGGAACTGAAGTCACCAGTACAATCTTGTTACACTCTTAAATTCAACCCCTCAGTTTAGGTTCTAAATCACCTCCAGTTCAAAAACCAGAGATTTTTCTAAGGAAAAACAAACAGATTTGGAGGTGAATAAGGTTTAATTCAATTTGGCATTCTCAAAGAAAACGCTATAACACCTTGAACAATCATTGCACTGTGTTCTTTCCAGCATAGTGGAACAGTTGTGTTTAACAATAGCTCTAAAAAACGATTGTAATCATTTTTAAAGGCTAAATATTAATCCCTCACAAGTTCCTCATAAGTTCCTTAAAATGTTTTGTTAATCTAATAAGTAAGAGGAGGAGTCAGAGAGAGGAGGTGTAAACCTGAGGGGGCGATTAGCATGACAAAATCAATTATCAATTTAACGTTGCCATTGGTGGTTGCAGAGATTGAGCAAGTTTTAGGAGGCTATCCTCACTACCCTTATCAACAAGCTTTTGCCAATCCTGACCTGCGCCAAGAACTCATTGCTTACGTTCTGACACATATCCGCAGCGTTTATGTAGCAATTGATGAAGGAAAGCAACAAATTGACAAGCTAAGACCGGGATCTGACTTAGGGGAAACCCAATCGTGTCTAGAGTCTTTTGTTCATCAAGGAATTAACTCCATTCTGCAACAGCATCAAGCAATGGCAGATTTTCAAGTACCTAAAGAAAATGATGGATACTTAGCTGCTTCTCACTGGTTTGGCTAAATGCAGGAGGCTAAAATGCATCGCTTCGATTATGTGATTTTAGGGGCTGGACTGGGTGGACTTTCCACTGCTGCTTGCTTAGCTCGGCAGGGGCATAGGGTTATTGTTTTAGAAAGACACTACTTACCCGGTGGCTGTTGTCATACCTTTGATTACGGAGAGTACCGCTTCTGTGCAGATGTTCACTATATCTCTCAGTGCGGTCCTGGTGAAACGATTGACCAATTTCTCACCTATATTGAGCGAAACATCCCATTTAATTCACTAGATCCCGATTGTATTGATCGGGTCATTACCCCAGATGTTGATTTCAGCATTCCATTAGGGTGGGAAACTCTGCGTGCTCGCTTACTGGCAGAGTTTCCAGATGAAGCGATCGCGATTAATCGCTACTGTGACGAAATTCGTCGTCTGCATCAAGATATCCGCAGCCTGACTCAAGAAGTGCGTTGGTATAACACTAAATGGTCTGATTGGCTGAAATTACCCAAATACTGGAATCTTTTTGCCAAACGAGATTGGACACTGCAAGACTTGTATGACCATGTTGGATTATCCCCCAAACTGCAAAACCTGTTAGCTGGGCAAAGTGGAGACTATGCCTTGCCCCCCAATGAAATTGCTTTGCTAACGCATACGTCGCTAGTTTGGGATTATTCGGAAGGAGCCTACTATCCCAAACACCATTTCAAGCAATTTGTAGACACTATTGTGGAAGCCATTACTACCAGAGGAGGAATTGTCCAGCTTTCCACGCCCGTTGAGCATATCGAAGTGCGCAACCATCAGGTGCAATACATTGTTGCCAACGGCGAACACTATATGGCTGAACAGGCATACATCAGCGACCTCGATCCTAAATTGACAGTGCAACTCATGCATGCCCCTACTGCCTTGAGTTCACGGGAATACCACCGCTTAACGAGCTATACCTATTCTGCCAGTGCCTTTAACATCTATCTGGGATTGGATAGTCGCTTTGAGCCAGAACGCTACGGTATTGGTAACTGGAATATCTGGTACTATCCCACGGGCGATCTGAATCGGGAATATCAACAACAGTTGCAGGGTGATCTCAGCCATCCGTGGATTTTTCTCTCTTGCCCAACCATGAAATCTCAGGAACCGGGAATGGCTCCTGATGGGCATCATGTGTTAGAGATTGCAACAGTTTGCCCTTATGAACCGTTTGCCCAACTGCATCAAACCGATCTCAAAGCTTACAAAGCGAAAAAACGTGAGGTCTACAAAGCAGTGATGACCAGTGTTCGCGAATTGATTCCTGATGTGGATACCTATGCACGGATGAAACTCTATGGCACACCTACCACCAGTGAATATTATCTGGGACAACCCCAGGGCAATATTTACGGTGCGAAGTTAATTCCACGGCAAGTCGGTCTTAATCGGCTGGGATACACGACTGAATTACCTAATCTCTTCCTGGTGGGGGCAAGTGCCGGATATCCCAGCGTACCAGGTGTGATTGGAAATGGGATGGATGTCGTGGAGTTGATTACTGGGCGATCGCCCTGGGCAACCACAAAATCCCCGCAGCCCCTGACTCCATCAATTTCGTAAACCAAGTCCAACTCGAAAACTAGGCGTTTTTCGAAGAGAAATCTACGGATTTAGGCATAAACAGGGTTTAGTCTATCAAAAATCACCTCAGAGGTGAGTACTATGTTTCATAAAATCTTAGCCGCAATAGACGTTCCGCCAATGAGTCGATTGGTTTTCGACTGTGCCTTATCTTTGGCAAAATCATTTGATGCTCAGTTAGGATTGCTCTATGTTTTTACCTTTGAAGAGTTTGAAACATTACCAGCTCCAAAACTGGAAACGTTAGATTCCTATCCAGGGCTGCTCGATGCTCCTGCCAAGTGTTATGTTGGGCATTTGGAAACAGATCATCTCAATGCATTTGATAATCCAGAACTCAGACTCCTACATTCCTATACTCACCAGGCAACTGAGCAAGGAATATCGGCTGATCTTTTCCAATGTATCGGCAATCCAGGCAATGTCATTTGTGATTTTGCCAAAGCCTGGCAAGCAGACCTGATTGTTATTGGACATCGAGGACACATCGGCTTTACAGAATTTGTTTTGGGTAGTGTGAGTAATTACGTCATTCATCATGCCCCCTGTTCTGTCCACGTTGTTCATCACGTTGTTCATCCTCGATTTGGCAAATCCTCAAATACTAAAATAGCGACCCATCAATAAATAATGGAGGCGATCGCCTCCATCCTGAATCGCTTGTCTTTATTCAGTAAACCCCTCGCCCTCTCTGGGAAAGGGGTTGGGGTGAGGGCAGTTTGAGTTGTGTCAGTCAATCAGCAGTAAACCCATATTGGTGATTTCTAGGGAGGTGCCTCTATGTTGCGACCTCATATTCCTGAAGCATATCGATGGATTATTTTGTGGTTGCTTGTAGCATTACTTCTGCTCATCGCCCAGGCAGCCCTATCTCCCCCTACAGCAATGATGATCGCAATCAGTTAGTCAGTAAAACATTTAACCCTAGCAGGCAGTTTCTCGCTGCAATCAGGATTATGACACTCCATTTCCCATGATCGTAAGAGACTGGGAAATATACGGCTGAGTTCGCATCAGATACTACTCGCAACTGGTAATTGTTCTGGTACCCTAGAGCACAGCTTGAATGACTGACTGTATTGAGGAGATTGTGATGGGTTCTTGCTTTGTTTTGCGGCGATTTCAGTCTACAGTCCTAGGACTTATGCTTGTTATCCCCTTAGCCACATTAGCGGGGTGTACGGGGCAACAAACATCTCAACCAGTTGCCTCTCCAATAACGAATCAGCCTGGTTCATCTGGCACAAACGCTACAGCCAAGCGCCTTGCAGTTGTGTTACCTGGAGTACCAAATGATCAGTCCTGGGATCAAGCTGCTTATGACGCGGCTCAAGCACTGAAGGCAAAAGGTGTGGATGTTGTGGTAGCAGAGGCAGTTTCTCCGGCAGATGCGCCTAGGGTACTCCGTCAGTATGCTGATGCAGGCTATACGACCATTGTGGCGCACTCGTTTAACTTCCAGGATGCCGTATTTCAAGTAGCAAAAGAGTATCCGAATATTAATTTTGCCTGGGCAGGTGGGATTCAGAGAACGGGCGCGAATGTGGCAGATTATGACCAGCCGTTTTATCAAGGGGCTTACCTAGTGGGGCTAGTTGCTGCCAAACTTAGTAAAACTGGAAAACTTGGTGCTGTGCATGGGTTTGATATTCCAGTTTGTCATGCAATGGGCAAGGCTATGCTAGCAGGGGCGAAAAAGATGCGTCCAGATGCCAAGCTCGTTGCCTCCGCTGCAGGTGATTGGTATGACGTGGCGAAAGCAAAAGAGGCAGCTATCGCCCAAGCAGAGACAGGCGTTGATTTTTGGATTGGATGCGGAACGGGCCCCGTGTTGGGAGCAATTCAGGCAGCGAATACGAAAGGTGGATATGTCACCAGCTATGTAGGGGACATGTCATCTCAGGGACCCAAGGTGGTTGCCGCAAACTTAATCTGGAATCTAGAACCGTTGTTTACCAAAATGCTAGAAGATACTGCCGCAAAAACATTTGCTAATAAGTTTTATCAACTGGCAATCCCTGAGGATGTAATCCAAGTTGAGGTAACGCCTGCATTCAAAGATAAAGTTGGTGCGGACACAATTAAGCAGATGGAAGAGACTCGCTCCAAGATTGCATCTGGTGAGATTAAAGTTCCCTTTGTACCTAAATAAATCATGACTGATATACTGCTGCCGGAAACGATCGCCGTCAAAATGCAGGGGATTACCAAGCAATTTCATGGGGTGATTGCCAATCAACAGGTTGATTTTGCAGTGAAAGCTGGTGAAATCCATGCTTTGCTGGGTGAAAACGGAGCTGGTAAAACCACGTTAATGAATATTCTCTGTGGTTTATACGAACCGGATGCAGGGGAGATTTGGCTCTACGGAAAACCTGTGCAATTAAAATCACCTAAGGCGGCGATCGCGGCAGGCATTGGCATGGTCCATCAGCACTTTCGGCTAGTTGAACGGTTTACAGTCGCAGAAAATCTATTGCTGGGGCAGGAACCCCGTCGATGGTTGCGTGAATCTCCTCGCCAACTGCACAACCGTCTCCAGCAATTTGCCGAGCAATACGGGCTGAAGATCAACCCCTCTGCGCCCGTTTGGCAGCTTTCTGTAGGTGAACAGCAGCGAGTCGAAATCTTGAAAGCCCTGACTCGCAATGTCAATGTGCTGATTCTGGATGAACCCACTGCCGTCCTCACTCCTCAAGAAGCTGAAGCCCTAATGGCAACCTTGCGCACCTTAGCAGCCCAAGGCATCGCCATTATTTTCATCTCTCATAAATTGAAAGAAGTGATGGCATTGTGTCACCGTATCACCGTTTTGCGGGATGGGCAAACCATTGCCACTGTGACCACTCAAGACACGAGTGAACGAGAGTTAGCGCGGATGATGGTTGGGCGAGAAGTGGAACTGCGACGGCGACAGAAAATCATTGAAGATGAAGGTCTACCCTCCTCCTTATCCACTGCTCCACCTCCTATTTCCCATGTCTCACCTGTTTTACACCTGAAAAACCTCTGGGTTATTGGCGATCATGGGCTTCCAGCCTTGCGAGGCATCGACCTGACATTGTATCCAGGGGAGATTGTGGGGATTGCAGGAGTGGATGGTAATGGGCAGCGGGAGTTGGAAGAGGCGATTGCCGGATTGCGTCCACTCAGCAATGGTGAAATTTTATGTGAGAAAGCATTGGCTCATATCCCCAGCGATCGCTACTCAATGGGGTTGTTGACTGAGTTTTCGGTTGCTGAAAATTTAGTACTGAAAGACATCACTTATCCACCATTTTCCCAGCGTGGGATTGTGCGTCCTCGTATGATTATGAACCATGCAGTTGATCTGGTGCAACGCTATCTGATTCGGACACCATCCGTTCAAACCCGCGCTGGCAAGCTATCTGGTGGTAATGCGCAAAAAGTGGTATTCGCCAGAGAATTAAACCGCCCCCATCAAATTGTATTAGCCGCTCAACCAACCCGGGGACTGGATATTAGCGCAACCGAGTTTGTGCACGCTCAGTTGTTAGCGCGGCGGGATGCTGGAGTAGCAGTGCTGCTCATCTCAACGGATCTGGATGAGATTTTGAACTTGAGCGATCGCATTGCAGTACTCTACGAAGGACAAATTCGTGGTTGGATGGAAAGCGCAACCGTCGATATTCACCATCTCGGTTTATTAATGGCTGGTAAAGCAGAATAATTAATATCTGACATCCGCTTACTCATTAGCACCTATCTAATATTCAATCCAATTACTCAATCCAATAAAGCCATTGACTCAAGAAAAGAATTACTTAGAAACATTTAGAAACATTAAGTCTTGAAACTAAGGTATGCTGAATTTAGTACGCCTCACAGTTTCTTTACAACTTTATCCTAGAACAAGAAAAGGAGTTAACTGTCGTCTGCATCTTAGCCCTTAGATCGACCGCAAAACTCCTTGCTTTGAGTAAGCGTTTGAGGAATCATCATGGTGAATACGACAGTCAATGCTTCCGATCATCTCTGGTTCACCAACTCTTTTGTGGCAACATCTCAACATCTTGTTGCGGCTTTAAAGCACCTTCAGGCACAATCCAGCAGCACGCTTCCAGGCATTGTTTACACTTACGACTTAATCAACCAACAGACTCTTTGCTCCAGTAATTCGCTAGCAGCAATGTTGGGTTTTACCCCAGAAGACATCAATGCATTGGGAGTATTTGGGTTAGCGAAGCTGATTCACCCGGATGATTTACGGGCGGTAGCGGATCATTTTCAGCGGTTTATCACCTTGCAAGAAGGAGAGGTGATTGCCGTTGAGTATCGCATGCAGCGAGCCGATGGTATCTGGTGTTGGGTGCGATCGCAAGAGACATTGATTGCACAAGTGGCTGATGATCTGCCCCAGATACTCGGGCTAGTTCAAATCATGACTCCACTGATGCCTGATGCTGATAACCCCTCGATTGCAAAACACCTGATGGATGATCGAGATAGCAACCAGGGCTTTTTACCCTGGCTATCAACAGAAACAGGATTTCAACAGCAGCAATCATCCTGTCAAAATAATTGTTATTAATTGTTATCCTCAATTGCTGTGTTCACACCTATTGGCTTGAGCAGAACCATTTTTGAGCCATACTTGCCGGGGAATACCAATTTGAATCTGGTTTTGGTCAAAGGCGATTTTAATGCGTCGTCGCAATTCTCTGGCAACTAACCACTGTTTCAACGGCGCAGTTTTAATCCAGTTCCGGATGACGATGCCACTATGGGAAAGTTGCTCCACGCCAAAAACTTCCTGAGTGTCCAGAATTACAGATTGCCATTCTGGATCCTGCGCCATTTGCTCAACCGTTTCTCGGACGATCGCAAGAGCACGGTCAACATCCGTGTTATAAGCTACTTCAATCTGAAAATCTGTACGTGCCCAAGTTCGGGATCGGTTTTCTACGGTAGAAATCAAACTGTTCGGTAGGGTAATCAACCCTCCTTCATCACTGCGAATTTGGGTTACTCGCAAATTCAAATTTTCTACCATTCCAGAAACATCGCCGACTCTGATGTTATCCCCAATCCGAAACTGATCTTCTAGCAGGATAAGAAATCCATTCACCAGGTCTTTGACAAGACTCTGAGCAGCAAAAGAGATTGCCAGAGCAATTAATGCCCCCAGTGTCAGAAGGGATGCAGGGGCCAGTTGGAGTCGCTGAAGCATCCATAAAACTGCCACTGTGTAGAGCAAGACCATTTTCAGTCCTTTGATGACATTGGCAATCGTGGCAATTCGTTGCAGATTTGCTTCAGTTAAAGACTGCTCCTTTTCGCGGCTTTGAATGAAGCGATCAGTTGCAATATCTGTCAACCGATTGATCAAACCAGTGAAAAACCAGGTTAAAAGAAACACAATTGGAATAGTAATCACGTTCCTGGCAAACTGGCGGGTTTGAGGAAAAAGACTAAGGCTGTAGGCAGTGCCAATTACCCAAACTAGAGCGATCGCCCAAAACATCAACCATCGTAGAAACTGCACTAGTTGCAGACGACGCTGAAGCCCAAACGGATAGCGGAGTTCTTGTAACAAAGGGACTCTTGCCTCTAGCGCCAGTGGTTCAGTTGCAGGCTGTTCTGCGGCTGAAATTGCAGCGATTTCGGCTTGCTTGCGTTGCTCAAGCTTGTGTTTGTGGTGTCGCAACAATGTCCACAAAGTTCCCAGCACTAGCGTCAGCAGCCCTGTCGCAGTCAATGTTTTGGCTGCTGTAGAAATTTGTTGCTGCAATGCTTCCGGTTGGCGCAGTTTTAGAGCCTGACGCAGCGCATCCTCCAAGATCTTTTTCCATCGTTTTGCTAGTTGCTGCTGATTGGTTGAGTAATACTGAGCATCTGCATTGGTCACTGTTAACAGCACTCTGGGTTCAGCCAGGTTGGCATCTTTGACAAATAACACAGGCTGTTCATTGATAGTTTCAATCACAACTTCGAGCGTTTCTGGATCTAATCCTGGTTCATCCGGATCGCCATTAATCAACTGTTCTAGATTGGTTTCAATTTGTTTAGCACGAATTTCGACAGGGATTTGAGCACCAGGATCATTACGATTTAACACTGTGGGAGAGGCTACTCTAAACAGTTCACTTCCATCCAGCCGAACTGCTGCCGATTCTAAAGTGCCGCGCCGTTCAACCCCAACCGGGGGAAGTGCCTGGTTTTCTCTGGGAACAGTTAAAGAGGGTAATTGTCCTAAGGCAATGGGTTGCCGGATCGCACTCTGAAACAGGACCAGCAACAGGGTGACGCTCCACAAGACAAATCCGCGCAACAGGTTGGGACATTTCCAGCGGTAGCGGTTAAATATCGGTGCGATCGCTCTAGCCATGAGAGATAAAACTAATGGAACTTAGGAAATTGTATAAGGAGCTAGACAGATTCTAAGAAAAGCGGGAAGGACGTTTAGGAAGCGTGGTAGCTAACAGGAAGCAAACTCCCGTTACAATGAGTGCTACTAACAAAGAGCTTCGCATTGCTGAAGTTGCGGCTTCCAACCCAATTGATTGAAGAAGTGGTCGGATGGATGGCGATACCTGTGCAGCGATCGCGCTTCTAACTTCTGCCTTGGATAAGGTTTGAATCACTCCTTGCAATTCAGCAATAAGCTGACTGCGCTGTGCTGGTTCGATGCTTTTTCCCAATTGCTGTAAAACACCATCCACAATGTCACGCGAGGCGAAGTATACCAATGTTGTGCCAAGAATCCCTCTTCCTAGAGAATTACCCAAATTTTGAATGGGATTGTAAATACCAGAGCCTTCTGGCTTTTCTTCTGGTAACGTAGCAGCATAGGTCAAGCGACTAATGTAAGCCAAAAACAACCCTGACCCAACTCCCATGATGATCAAGCCAGGCATTAATTCCAGGGAGGTTACCCGGAGATGCATACAACGATACAGCCACCCAATGCCAGTCGCTAGCAAAATCAGCCCGCTGTAAATAATATATTTCGGCGGAAAGCGTCGTTCTAAGGTCAAAAGCTTCAACACCACAACGATTGAAATAATCATCGTTACGTTATAGGGAATTACGGTAAGTGCCGTTTGGAACGGGTTCAACGCCAGCACAATCGGTAAAAACTGATAAAGATTAAATTGCAAGCCAGCCGTTACCATCGTATGCAACATCGCGGTAAACATCCCCAACACAAATCTTGGCTTTCGCAAGAGACCAACGCGAAATACTGAAGCTAGAGATCGGTTAGCCTGCCGTCGCTGCCAAAAAATGAACAACCCCAGAAGGATCACCCCTACGGCAATGAGCGTTGGTGCAATTGAGAGTGCAAACGGCGGCAACACAACCCCTGCAACTGCGAATATACGCCTCGGCTCCCACCAGCCAAACTCGCCTGCTAAACTAATGCCTGTCAAAATCGATCCCAGTCCTAAAAATGAAAGTAAGCCTCCCATCCAGTCAATGGGCTGCTCACAGCGAACAAGCAATTTGGGCAGCGATCGCTGGAATCGAAAAATCAGAAGCAGAACCCCCAACGAAGGAACAAATGCCCATCGCCAACCGACGTTAAACGCGATGTAGCCACCCAGTAAGGCACCCGACAAACTCCCCAGCGCTGAAGCAACAATTAGCAAGACGGCAGCTTGTTCTTCTGCTTTCCCCTCGTAAGCCAGATCCGCGATCGTCCAGGGAGTGCTAATGAGGGGCGTTGCTGCTAGCCCGGTTAAAACTGCAAAGCTGATAGCCATCAGTCCAATCGTTGGACTCAAGGTAGTCAAAGTAATCCCAACGCCATACAAAGTTAAGCCAGTGAAAAAGACGCGAGTTCGCCCATAAAAGCGACATAAATTTTCTGTCGTTGGCGCGAAAGAAGCCATGATCAAGGAAAATAACACCAGAATACTTTGAATGCTGCCGATGCTGGAATTGAAATCACGCACAATCGCGGGCATGATAGCAGGCAAAACGCTAACGTTATAGGCAACGATGAACAAAGTCAGGCTGAGTACCCAAAAGCCTTGACGCTCTAGTTGAATCGTTTGCGCCTGCTCCATAAAATCCCTCCATCCTAGGCAGCTTTGTCA is a window of Leptolyngbyaceae cyanobacterium JSC-12 DNA encoding:
- a CDS encoding carbohydrate-selective porin (IMG reference gene:2510098329~PFAM: Carbohydrate-selective porin, OprB family; S-layer homology domain), whose amino-acid sequence is MRLLRDLGWSAPAFLMMVLVLSESAIADSAPKQMGLNAAAKPKALTLEQASVSESSATLQQVSSYSAEGKNGAMNQVTSVSQFSDVNPTDWAFQALQSLVERYGCIVGYPDKTYRGNRALTRYEFAAGLNACLDKIQELIAAATADFVRKEDLEVVKRLQEEFAAELSALRGRVEALEVRTATLEKQQFSTTTKLSGEVIFAVADTFGDRAIFTGNDSFLGGVNANNRGNLEDDRTETIFGNRVRLALDSSFTGRDRLRVRLQARNVTPFSGNFTGTNETRLSFDGNESNAVNVDHLYYRFPLGQNLRIQVDAVQSRIYSSLIEPLSAFESSGFGSVSRFGRFNPIFRANNQGFTSSPGISFDYRFSPQFSLQGGYFSDVNANDPGEKNGLFNGNYAAVGQIVFRPSRTFDIGFTYVRSYFPGSSTVFNQGAPNLFGSTGTGYAANPFGGEATATDNLSAQVQWRLTPAITIGGWYGYSFANNRRTSEEARIVNWAGFLGFPDLGRKGNLLGLLFGMQPRVVDNDFRARFATGPNRGLPNPNVRRRLDEDPPFHLEAFYRYRVNDNIAITPGVFVLFNPEGNSANNTQFVGVVRTTFTF
- a CDS encoding phytoene dehydrogenase-like oxidoreductase (IMG reference gene:2510098331~PFAM: FAD dependent oxidoreductase), whose amino-acid sequence is MHRFDYVILGAGLGGLSTAACLARQGHRVIVLERHYLPGGCCHTFDYGEYRFCADVHYISQCGPGETIDQFLTYIERNIPFNSLDPDCIDRVITPDVDFSIPLGWETLRARLLAEFPDEAIAINRYCDEIRRLHQDIRSLTQEVRWYNTKWSDWLKLPKYWNLFAKRDWTLQDLYDHVGLSPKLQNLLAGQSGDYALPPNEIALLTHTSLVWDYSEGAYYPKHHFKQFVDTIVEAITTRGGIVQLSTPVEHIEVRNHQVQYIVANGEHYMAEQAYISDLDPKLTVQLMHAPTALSSREYHRLTSYTYSASAFNIYLGLDSRFEPERYGIGNWNIWYYPTGDLNREYQQQLQGDLSHPWIFLSCPTMKSQEPGMAPDGHHVLEIATVCPYEPFAQLHQTDLKAYKAKKREVYKAVMTSVRELIPDVDTYARMKLYGTPTTSEYYLGQPQGNIYGAKLIPRQVGLNRLGYTTELPNLFLVGASAGYPSVPGVIGNGMDVVELITGRSPWATTKSPQPLTPSIS
- a CDS encoding hypothetical protein (IMG reference gene:2510098330), giving the protein MTKSIINLTLPLVVAEIEQVLGGYPHYPYQQAFANPDLRQELIAYVLTHIRSVYVAIDEGKQQIDKLRPGSDLGETQSCLESFVHQGINSILQQHQAMADFQVPKENDGYLAASHWFG
- a CDS encoding response regulator with CheY-like receiver domain and winged-helix DNA-binding domain (IMG reference gene:2510098328~PFAM: Response regulator receiver domain; Transcriptional regulatory protein, C terminal); translated protein: MKILFAENELDLGISIYRDLLQEKYIVDWVQDGVSAWNYLDSQYNQYILSILNWELPGLTGLELCKRLRNQQSSLLVLILVKPDRWEDGVLSLDAGADDYLMKPFRREELLARLRALRRRFPQFQSLQLRFGNLTLDCDSQTLFWQSVKCGQRSVQLSKKEFQLLEYFMKHPYKAASHGQILNYLYEVKAERTSNVVAAQIRRLRRKLLDLGCENVIQTLPGGNYRLNPDYAD
- a CDS encoding hypothetical protein (IMG reference gene:2510098333) is translated as MLRPHIPEAYRWIILWLLVALLLLIAQAALSPPTAMMIAIS
- a CDS encoding universal stress protein UspA-like protein (IMG reference gene:2510098332~PFAM: Universal stress protein family) yields the protein MFHKILAAIDVPPMSRLVFDCALSLAKSFDAQLGLLYVFTFEEFETLPAPKLETLDSYPGLLDAPAKCYVGHLETDHLNAFDNPELRLLHSYTHQATEQGISADLFQCIGNPGNVICDFAKAWQADLIVIGHRGHIGFTEFVLGSVSNYVIHHAPCSVHVVHHVVHPRFGKSSNTKIATHQ